From a single Pseudomonas serboccidentalis genomic region:
- a CDS encoding HU family DNA-binding protein translates to MALTKDQLIADIAEAIDAPKTTARNALDQLGQIVADQLENGGEITLPGIGKLKVTERPARTGRNPSTGAAIEIPAKKVIKLVVAKGLTDAVNK, encoded by the coding sequence ATGGCTCTTACTAAAGACCAACTGATCGCCGACATCGCTGAAGCTATCGACGCGCCGAAAACCACCGCGCGTAACGCTCTGGACCAACTGGGCCAAATCGTTGCCGATCAGCTGGAAAACGGCGGCGAAATCACCTTGCCAGGTATCGGCAAGCTGAAAGTGACCGAGCGTCCTGCCCGCACTGGCCGTAACCCTTCGACTGGCGCTGCCATCGAAATCCCTGCCAAGAAAGTGATCAAGCTGGTTGTGGCCAAAGGCCTGACCGACGCTGTGAACAAGTAA